One window of Sphingomonas sp. KC8 genomic DNA carries:
- the recQ gene encoding DNA helicase RecQ, giving the protein MPAPLDVLHATFGYGAFRGRQAEVIERVMAGSHTLAVMPTGAGKSLTYQIPALCRPGTGLVISPLIALMHDQVRAAEAVGIRAAALTSADDNRDETIARFRDGALDLLYVAPERASTEGFQRLIDRAPPLALIAIDEAHCVSEWGHDFRPDYRLLRPLLDAQRDTPRLALTATADKHTRADILTQLGIPDDGLILAGFDRPNIRYAISPRDGLPGQLAALVNEIEGPGIIYATSREATERLAASLAKAGRPTRAYHAGLDPSVRAANQRAFVSSEDMVMVATIAFGMGIDKPDVRFVAHAGLPKSIEAYYQETGRAGRDGDPAVAHLFWGAEDFARARRRIETDVEEARRPGERQRQNALAGLVESAGCRRAVLLRHFGETPPLACGNCDNCLNPPASVDATEIARKLLSAAFRTDMRYGIGHLTEVLAGRDSEKVRNLGHDRLSVFGIADADELRLVKPVARALMARDALRADEYGGLSFGPAARPILKGEEPVAVILPPRRERKQRRGSSAEEWPHDPLFDALRARRREIAKELGVPPYVIFHDATLREMAGLKPTTRHGLGQVSGVGARKLDDYGDAFLDVIRAHA; this is encoded by the coding sequence ATGCCCGCCCCGCTCGACGTTCTTCACGCCACCTTCGGATATGGCGCCTTCCGTGGGCGGCAGGCCGAGGTGATCGAACGCGTGATGGCCGGAAGCCACACGCTGGCGGTGATGCCGACAGGCGCCGGTAAATCGCTGACCTACCAGATTCCCGCGCTGTGCCGGCCGGGCACGGGCCTCGTCATTTCCCCCCTGATCGCCTTGATGCACGATCAGGTGCGTGCGGCCGAAGCGGTGGGTATCCGCGCCGCCGCCCTTACGTCGGCCGACGATAATCGCGACGAGACGATCGCCCGCTTCCGCGATGGCGCGCTCGACCTGCTCTATGTCGCGCCCGAACGGGCATCGACCGAAGGGTTTCAGCGGTTGATCGATCGCGCGCCGCCGCTGGCGCTGATCGCGATCGACGAGGCGCATTGCGTGTCCGAATGGGGGCATGATTTCCGCCCCGATTATCGCCTGCTGCGGCCCTTGCTCGATGCGCAGCGCGATACGCCGCGGCTGGCGCTGACGGCGACCGCCGACAAGCATACCCGCGCCGATATCCTGACCCAGCTGGGCATTCCCGACGACGGCCTGATCCTGGCGGGATTCGACCGGCCCAATATCCGCTACGCCATTTCCCCGCGCGACGGGCTGCCCGGCCAGTTGGCGGCGCTGGTGAACGAGATCGAGGGACCGGGGATCATCTATGCCACCAGCCGCGAGGCGACCGAGCGGCTGGCGGCCTCGCTTGCCAAGGCGGGGCGGCCGACGCGGGCCTATCATGCGGGCCTTGATCCATCGGTGCGCGCGGCCAACCAGCGCGCGTTCGTGTCGTCCGAAGATATGGTGATGGTGGCGACGATCGCGTTCGGCATGGGGATCGACAAGCCCGACGTCCGCTTCGTTGCCCATGCCGGCCTGCCCAAATCGATCGAGGCTTATTATCAGGAAACCGGCCGCGCCGGCCGCGATGGCGATCCGGCGGTGGCGCATCTGTTCTGGGGCGCGGAGGATTTCGCCCGTGCCCGCCGGCGAATCGAAACCGATGTCGAGGAAGCGCGCCGGCCGGGCGAGCGCCAGCGCCAGAATGCGCTGGCCGGGCTGGTGGAAAGCGCCGGATGCCGCCGCGCGGTGCTGCTGCGCCATTTTGGCGAAACGCCGCCACTGGCGTGTGGCAATTGCGACAATTGCCTCAACCCGCCGGCATCGGTGGACGCGACCGAGATTGCGCGCAAGCTGCTGTCGGCGGCGTTCCGCACCGATATGCGCTATGGCATCGGCCATCTGACCGAGGTGCTGGCCGGGCGCGACAGCGAAAAGGTGCGCAACCTGGGCCATGATCGCCTGTCGGTGTTCGGGATCGCCGATGCCGATGAGTTGCGGCTGGTGAAACCGGTGGCGCGCGCGCTGATGGCGCGCGATGCGCTGCGCGCCGATGAATATGGCGGGTTAAGCTTTGGTCCGGCCGCGCGCCCGATCCTGAAGGGCGAGGAACCGGTGGCGGTGATCCTGCCGCCCAGGCGCGAACGCAAGCAGCGGCGCGGCAGCAGCGCTGAGGAATGGCCGCACGATCCGCTGTTCGATGCGCTGCGCGCGCGTCGCCGCGAAATCGCCAAGGAACTGGGCGTGCCGCCTTATGTGATCTTTCATGACGCCACTTTGCGGGAAATGGCGGGGCTGAAACCGACGACGCGCCACGGGCTGGGACAGGTGAGCGGGGTGGGCGCGCGCAAGCTGGACGACTATGGCGATGCGTTTCTGGACGTGATCCGGGCGCACGCCTAA